The Stenotrophomonas indicatrix DNA segment TACTGCATCCAAATTTGCAGCCTGTAGGGCGTTGTTCCAGCGAAGCTGCAGGTCATTTGCATTGTGTGGTTGAGCCTGTATGGGCCAATTTCTTCTGCGGATGAAGTCGCTAAGTTGGTCGTCCGCAATGATCAACTTGCGCGCATAAGAAGTATCAGTTTCAATCTTCGCAAGCCGCCCTGGAGTTCGTTCTATCTCCGACGGGGGGACGAGAAAGATCAGGTAATGGTTCCATCTGCTGTCGTCTTGGGACGCAAAGAATGAAGGCGCAATGACCGTGGACTGAATTGAATGGAGCTCGTCGTCCGTAGGTATGAACTGAGCCGATTTGATGAAATAGACACTGCGGACATTTTCTCCAACTCTATGCTCGCATCGCGCAAAACCACTCTCCAGTTCTTCGCAACTCTCAAAAGAAGCTGACAGCGTTGGCATCAGATCAGAAGTGTTCATTCTTTAGCCCGCCGTTATGCTTGTGGGGTCGCAGTCTGGATCTTGACTGATCAGAGGGGGAGTTGTGTCCATGTAGTCCTCTACGTCGCCGGCGTCATTACGGTATAGGATCGAAAGTAGAAGGATATCTTCTCCGCAATCAAATAGACGCTTTGACAGATTGTCCTTGGTTTTCTCTAGGACGGAGGTTGGTGGCGAGGATCCCAGATTAACAACAGTAGCTCGATTATCGCCAACAACTAGGTTCCTGTAGCGTCTAACCTGTGGCGACGGATTGTATGTGAGTGAAGGTTTCAATGAGCGGAAAGAAGCCAAGCGCGCTGGCAACTTCGTTGGGTTGTCTACGATCGCAACCAGGGAGTTAAACCTCCTCAAACACTCATGTCTATTCTGGCCACCCAGTCCGTCGTCGAACCAGCAAAGCTGGACTCGAGAAGGGGTGTCGTCGTCCTCCAAGTGAAATGACAACATTCCTTTCCAGTGGAATGCCTCGTCAGTCAGGATATTCCCAGTCGAAAGCTGTATGACTCTTTCCAAATCCATTGGCTGGGATTTGTAAGGCGTCAAATGAATGTCTGTGGCAGGCTTTCCTGCTAGATAACTTGCGAAGCTATTGTCAGCATGCTGAGTGCACGACACCCACTCGTTAGAGTCCCACTCGTAACGCGCGACCACCGCTATCCCAGTGGGTCTGGCTACGGCGGCCGCTCCGATCATGAGGGGCTTTGATATTTTGAGTTCGAAAACGTTCTCGTGAGGGTGGAAGACATAAGCCGCAGTTCTGTAGCGATGAAAATTGGTTAGATAGCAACCCTTCTGATCGTTGCTAGTAATAGTTGTGTCGCTCTCATTGATGCCCTCCAAGGTTCGGTAATATATGCTCTTGGGTTGGAGTATGAGCGGAATCCGCCTGTCACCTTTAGCTATCGCCGTACCTTTTGCCCAATTGAGAGATAGTATTTCGACGGTTCTCGGGGCGGAGCAATTGAAATGGTCGCGGTAGGATCTGAATCCGGCAGCGGCCGGATCTGGATTCAATTGGAGGTGGGCGATTATTGTATTTTGTTTGACTTTCTCAACTACGTCGGGATGGAATTTGGGGTTGAGTGAGTCTGAGCATATCAGACAGATAAGTCTATTTTCGTCGGCTTTGCCGAAGCGATAGATCACGGTTCCGCAAATTAACCCGTCGCGCTCGAAATCAATTCCGCCCATCGGCGCTGTCTTAGCTTGGAAGATGGCAATGGGTATCAAGTTTCCGTTGGAATCTCTGGCCCAAAAGAAGTGGCAAAGCAGGTTGATGAAGCTGCCGCCTGAGGCCGCCAGAACGGGTTCGATAACTGTGATCTTGTTATCCTTGAGAACTTCAATGACGCCACTGAGCTCATCGGGTTTTATGCTTTCGAAGCAGATCGACCAAAGTGCCCCCTGTCGAGGGTGAATTCCATTCTTTGCTGCTTCGACTAATGTTTGCCAAGGGAATAGGTATTCGGGTGCGGTCGCGAAGTCGATGTTTCTAAACCTGGCAAGCTTGAGGAAGGCAGTGGCTTTAAGGGCCAGACTTTCCCTGTCAACCGCATGGATGCCATCGTCTGATGTGATCAAGTCAGCGCAAGGCTGAAATATCAGGGATGATATCTTTTCAAAACCTGTTCCCAAAAACGTGAGGTATGCCTCTCCAATGTCAATCGCCCCTAGCGCGTCATTGGTGTCTACAAGATCAACCACGTGCTGTCCCTACGCCCCCATGGATTTGGAGAGTGTAGCGACCTTGCGTCAAAAGTGTAATGGCGGAGGTTTCCGTCAACCTTGGCTGACGACGATTGCGTCAGATTGCATGAGTCTTTGATCAACTTTCCGGCGCGCGGTCCGCAGTCTCCGTGAGGTCGTCGCGCGCGGGAGGGGGGGGGGCTGAGAATCAAGCGGGTGCCGAGGCCGAACTCTGCGACGCGAGCCGTGGCACTGCGCGGACAGCACGCGGGAAGGCCGCGCCCAGGCGCCGGTCGGTGCGGCGCTTCACCGTGTTCAAGCCAGTACCCAGAGTTCGCTCAACAACGTCGGGGTCATCTTTTCTTCCAAGTTGCCGATATAGAAGGCAACTCATTGGAGGGCAAGCATGAACTGGCTGGACTGGGAAGTTCTCTATTGGAAATGGATACCGGTGTGGTCATGGATCTACATAGGCTCGCTGCTGTCTGTGGTTGCGCTGTTCGCATTCTGGGGAATAATCGAACGGCGCCAGGGGCGTGTGCGTTACTTGGTGACGCAGAGCGCAGCGATGACTTGGACGGTGGTCTGGAGCATTCTTGGTGTGACGGGACTGGTTCTAAAGTCCGTCTCCGCTGGAATGAGCCCTTCGATGTTCCGAGCGGGAATGATGATGCTCCTGGCCCCGATTCTGCCAGTCGCAGTTTGGCTACAGTGGCAGTGGAACGTGACCCGCGTGCTTGTACTGTCGAGTCCCGACCGTGGCCAGCCCGCCTGCGAGTGGAATCCTGCGTATCGCTATGTACTGGAGCCGATTGGATTCGGGAAGGTGCAGCTCCATGTAGTGAAGCGGTCGAAGTCTCGATTTATGCGATTGATTCGAATTCAAAAGTGGAAGCCCGAACAAACCTCCAATATAGGCGTGCTGGGCGGGAGAGCCGCGTTGGTGGGACTGCTCAATGGACTACTGCCTGGTGAGCAAATCGAACTCATCACGCCCAATGCTGGATTGACGAAAGCCTTAGACAAGGCGGTGAAGAAAGGGCTTCCGGCTGAGTTCGCAGTGTCGCCGGCAGCGAGGAGGCTGGGGCATGTGGCGCTGCTTGGAGGACGTTTGATGGGAGGAGGTTGGAGCTGGGCGTTCGCCATGCGCAATCCAGTGATTAGTGGCTACAGAATCCGACGCATGTGATTGCACGATGAGTCGCCCCGCGGCTTGTTGCTCGGCGGGACCTCAGGCAGAACCAACGTGCATGCCGGGCGTGGAGGGGCTGCGTGGCACCGGTCCTGCTACCGCTGTTGGAGGTCCGATGCCGAGTAGGCCGATTCTTTTCTTGTGCTACCAGGGCTTAGACAAGCGCCAGCGGCAGACGGCAGTTGCGCTCTGAAGGGCCGGGTCACGCGCTAGCGGGCTGGAAAATCTACTGAATCAGCTCGCATGGTTGAGGAAAATGTCTCCTAGCTTTCTCTTAAGCTATTGATTTAAAGGTATTTTTTCGTCCACTCGAGCGCTAGTCTGATTTACTCCTGTGTACACAACCGTTCTGATCGAACGCTTGTCAGCAGGAAGAACGAAAGCCCCGCCCATGCGGGGCTTTTCTTTTTCCAGAGACTCCTGTCGACGTTGTGCCCCGCAGCATGAGATTTCTTGCACTGCGTCTTGCAAAAAAACAATTTCCTCCCCTATGGTGCAATCGATTGCATTGCGGCGAAATCGTCAGTGTTTGATACCGGTTGGGAGGCCGGAAGGTGGATGTCCATCCATTCGATCAGACCGTCCCCGGCCCCGGGGCTCACGCGGCGCGATGCGTTGCGCATCGCGGTTGCCGGCAGTCTTGGCCTGGGTGCTGCGGGCGTGCTGCCTGCGTTTGCAGCTACCGCGCCCCTCAAGGGCAACCTGAAGCACTCCGTTGCGCGCTGGACCTTTCCCGGGCAGTCGATGGCCCAGCTCTGCCAGACCGTGAAGGACATTGGCTTTGCCGCGATCGACCTGGTGGGCCCGGAGGATTGGCCCACGCTGAAGGCCCATGGCGTATACAGCTCGATGTGCAACGGCGCCGAGCTGGGCCTCACCAAGGGCTTTGCCGGCCGCGAGTTCCACGACCAGCTGGTGGAGCGCTATACGCGCCACATCGATCTGGTGGCTGATGCCGGCTATCGCAATCTCATCTGCTTTTCCGGCAACCGCAACGGCATGGATCCGCAGGAGGGCATGGCCCATGCCGAGGCAGGGCTCAAGCGCATCCTTGGGCATGCCGAGAAGCGCGGCGTGGTGCTGGTGATGGAACTGCTGAACTCCAGGGTCGATCATCGCGACTACCTGTGCGACCACTCCGCCTGGGGCGTGGAGCTGTGCCAGCGGCTCGGCTCGGACAACTTCGGCCTGCTGTACGACATCTACCACATGCAGATCATGGAGGGCGACATCATCGCCACCATCGGCAGGCACCACGCCTGCTTCAAGCACTACCACACCGCCGGCGTGCCTGGACGGCATGAGATCGGGGATCAGCAGGAACTCAATTACCCCGCCATCTGTCGCGCGATCCGCGACACCGGTTTCGATGGTTATCTGGCGCAGGAATTCATGCCTGCGGCACCAGATCCCGTCGGTTCGCTGCGCGAGGCCATCCGCCTCTGCGACGTCTGAAACGATATCCACCAGGTGAGTGATCCATGGCAGACAATCATTACGACGCCATCGTTGTTGGCTCGGGAATCAGCGGCGGTTGGGCGGCAAAGGAACTGACCGAGAAGGGCCTCAAGGTCCTGATGCTGGAACGCGGACGCAACATCGAGCACGTCAAGGACTACGTCAATGCGATGAAGGAGCCGTGGGATTTCCCGCATCGCAACCGGCCCACACAGGCGATGAAGGCTGCCTTCCCGGTGCTGATGCGCGACTATGCGCTGGCCGAGAACCTGCAGGGAATGTGGGCCGACGAACAGGAGTCGCCCTACACCGAGACCCAGCGATTCGATTGGTTCCGCGGCTACCATGTGGGTGGTCGCTCATTGATGTGGGGCCGGCAGAGCTATCGCTTCTCCGACCTGGATTTCGAGGCGAACCTGAAGGACGGCATCGCCACCGACTGGCCGATCCGTTACGCCGACATCGCACCCTGGTACGACCATGTGGAGAAATTCGCCGGTATCGCCGGCACGCGTGAAGGACTGGACGTGTTGCCGGACGGCGAGTTCCTGCCGCCGATCCCGTTGAACATCGTCGAAAAGGACGTGGCCGCGCGGATCCAGAAAGCCTTCGGTGGAACGCGCCATATGATCCACTCGCGCACCGCCAACATCACCAAGCCCATGCCCGAGCAGGGCCGCGTCAACTGCCAGTACCGCAACAAGTGCATCCTCGGCTGTCCCTTCGGTGCCTATTTCTCCACCCAGGCGGCGACGCTGCCAGCGGCGATGAAGACCGGCAACCTGACCTTGCGGCCATTCTCCATCGTCAAGGAAGTGCTCTACGACAAGGACCGCAAGCGAGCGCGGGGCGTGGAGGTCATCGACGCAGAGACCGGGCAGACCTACCAGTACACCGCCAAGGTGATCTTCCTCAACGCCTCCTCCTTCAACTCGACCTGGCTGCTGATGAGCTCGGCCACCGACGTCTGGGAAGGCGGGCTGGGCTCTTCGTCCGGCGAGCTGGGGCACAACGTGATGGACCATCATTTCGGTGCCGGCGCCTCCGGCCGGGTCGAAGGCTTCGAGGACAAGTACTACTTCGGCCGTCGTCCCTGCGGTTTCTATATTCCGCGGTTCCGCAACGTTGCTACCGACAAGCGAGGATACCTGCGCGGGTTCGGCTACCAGGGCGGTGCCAGCCGCACCGGCTGGTCGCGCGAGATCGCCGAACTCAACATCGGGGCCGATCTGAAGGAGGCACTGACCGTGCCGGGTGACTGGCGCATCGGCATGACCGGTTTCGGCGAAATGCTGCCGCACCACGACAATACGATCCGCCTGGACCGGGACCGCAAGGACAAGTGGGGGCTGCCGGTGCTGGCGATGGACGTAGCCATGCGCGCCAACGAACTGGCGATGCGCAAGGACATGGCTGCCGATGCCGCCGAGATGCTGGAGGCGGCCGGCGTCAAGGACGTGGAGATGCACGACAACGACTATGCCCCGGGCAAGGGCATCCACGAGATGGGGACCGCGCGCATGGGCCGTGATCGCAGGACCTCCGTGCTGAACCAGCACAACCAGGTCTGGGATGCACCCAACGTCTATGTCACCGACGGTGCCTGCATGACCTCCAGCGCCTGCGTGAATCCGTCGCTGACCTACATGGCGCTGACCGCGCGGGCGGCCGACCACGCCGTGCGCGAACTGAAAGCGGGGAATCTCTGATGGACCGCCGCGAACTGCTGAAGATGATCGTCGCCGCCACCGGTGCGGCGATGGTCGGACTGCCTGCGCTCGGTCAGGCACAGGCTCCTGCCGCAGGGGCGAAGACGCGCTTCTCCGACGCGGATGTCGGCACGCTGGACGAGATCGCCGAGACCATCCTGCCGCGCACGAAGACGCCGGGGGCGAAAGAAGCAGGCGCCGGTACGTTCATGGCGACGTTCGTCAGCGACTGCTACACCGCCCGGCAGCAGGCGACGTTCCGCGCCGGCCTGGCCGATATCGACAAGCGCGCCGGCGGCCGCTTCGTTTCACTTGCGCTGCAGGCCCGCACCGAACTGCTGCGGGCGCTGGATGCAGAGGCCAGGAAACACGCAGTCGAGGTGACCGAAACCGGCACCGCCGAGGAAGGAGAAGTGATGCCGCATTACTTCACGATGCTCAAGCAGCTGACCATCTTCGGCTTCTTCACCTCGAAGGTCGGCGCGACCGAAGTGCTGCGCTATGTCGCGGTACCGGGGCGCTACGAAGGTGACCTCGCCTATGTTGCCGGTACGCCTGCGTGGGGGACCAGCTGATGGACCACGCCATGAGGATCAAGCCGCTGTTGATCGCCGCCGGTGTGCTGGCCGCTGCACCTGCGTTCGCGCAGGCCGCTGCCGATCCTGCACGCGATCCGAAGAAAACCGAAGTGTGGGCGCCGGTGCCGGCGGTCGTGACTACGCCTCCGGGCAAGGCGCCGTCCGACGCGATCGTGCTGTTTGATGGCAAGCACGTCTCCTCTTGGGAGTCGGAGCAGGGTGGACGCGTGCCTTGGACCGTGGCCGACGGGGCGCTGACCGTGGTGCCGGGCAGCAAGGGCATCCGCACCAGGCAACGCTTCTGCGACATCCAGCTGCATGTCGAGTGGCGCACGCCGATCGAAACCAAGGGCTTCGACGGCCAGAACCGGGGCAACAGCGGCATCTTCCTGCAGGAGCTGTATGAGCTGCAGGTGCTCGACAGCTACAACAACCCGACCTATGCCAACGGCCAAGCGGGCTCCATCTACAAGCAGGCCATGCCGCGGGTGAATGCCTCGCGTGCGCCGGGCGAGTGGCAGGCCTACGACATCCTCTGGAAGGCACCGCGCTTCTCGCCGGGTGGCGGGCTCACCTCGCCCGCGCGCATCACCGTGCTGCACAACGGCGTGCTGGTACAGGACGATACCGTGCTGGCTGGCAAGACCGAGTACATCGGTGCGCCCTCGTACTCGCCACATGCGTGCGCGCCGATCTATCTGCAGGAGCATGATTCCAAGGTCAGCTACCGCAACATCTGGGTGCGCGAGTTGTAACGGCTTCCTGCTACTTCGCCAGGAAACTGGCGATGTCATCGATTTCCTGTTGCGACAGCTGGGAGAAGGGCGGCATCAATCCGCCGCCCTTCCTGATCTTGTCCTTGATCTGCGCGGCATCCAGGCGCTTGCCGATGTCGGTGAGCGCGGGGAACGCGCCCGGCATGCCGGCGCGATCGGCGCCATGGCAGGCCATGCAGTTGGCGGTGTAGAGCTTTGCACCGGCTGCAGGGTCGTCCTTGCACCATGCCGTGGTTGCCAGCATCGCCCCGCACAGAATCACAGCCACTTTCAGCATCGTTTTCAATCAGGACTCCTTCGGGCGTCAGCGCTGTGCGCTGGCGGGCAGGGTGACGGTCAGGTGTTCACGCAGGTAGTCCGCGCCGGTCTGGATGACCTTGGCCGGGTCGCGTGGCTGATCGTGCTCGACGATGTACCACTGCACGCCGGCAGCGGCCGCCGCCGGCAGGATCGCGTTCCAGTCGAGCACGCCCTGACCGACCGCTGCAAAACCGCCTTCGTCTTCGGCCTGGCCTTGGGGTGCGTTGTCCTTGGCATGGACTGCGAACAGCCGGCCGCGGAACT contains these protein-coding regions:
- a CDS encoding gluconate 2-dehydrogenase subunit 3 family protein → MDRRELLKMIVAATGAAMVGLPALGQAQAPAAGAKTRFSDADVGTLDEIAETILPRTKTPGAKEAGAGTFMATFVSDCYTARQQATFRAGLADIDKRAGGRFVSLALQARTELLRALDAEARKHAVEVTETGTAEEGEVMPHYFTMLKQLTIFGFFTSKVGATEVLRYVAVPGRYEGDLAYVAGTPAWGTS
- a CDS encoding GMC oxidoreductase — translated: MADNHYDAIVVGSGISGGWAAKELTEKGLKVLMLERGRNIEHVKDYVNAMKEPWDFPHRNRPTQAMKAAFPVLMRDYALAENLQGMWADEQESPYTETQRFDWFRGYHVGGRSLMWGRQSYRFSDLDFEANLKDGIATDWPIRYADIAPWYDHVEKFAGIAGTREGLDVLPDGEFLPPIPLNIVEKDVAARIQKAFGGTRHMIHSRTANITKPMPEQGRVNCQYRNKCILGCPFGAYFSTQAATLPAAMKTGNLTLRPFSIVKEVLYDKDRKRARGVEVIDAETGQTYQYTAKVIFLNASSFNSTWLLMSSATDVWEGGLGSSSGELGHNVMDHHFGAGASGRVEGFEDKYYFGRRPCGFYIPRFRNVATDKRGYLRGFGYQGGASRTGWSREIAELNIGADLKEALTVPGDWRIGMTGFGEMLPHHDNTIRLDRDRKDKWGLPVLAMDVAMRANELAMRKDMAADAAEMLEAAGVKDVEMHDNDYAPGKGIHEMGTARMGRDRRTSVLNQHNQVWDAPNVYVTDGACMTSSACVNPSLTYMALTARAADHAVRELKAGNL
- a CDS encoding hydroxypyruvate isomerase family protein is translated as MSIHSIRPSPAPGLTRRDALRIAVAGSLGLGAAGVLPAFAATAPLKGNLKHSVARWTFPGQSMAQLCQTVKDIGFAAIDLVGPEDWPTLKAHGVYSSMCNGAELGLTKGFAGREFHDQLVERYTRHIDLVADAGYRNLICFSGNRNGMDPQEGMAHAEAGLKRILGHAEKRGVVLVMELLNSRVDHRDYLCDHSAWGVELCQRLGSDNFGLLYDIYHMQIMEGDIIATIGRHHACFKHYHTAGVPGRHEIGDQQELNYPAICRAIRDTGFDGYLAQEFMPAAPDPVGSLREAIRLCDV
- a CDS encoding DUF1080 domain-containing protein, with protein sequence MDHAMRIKPLLIAAGVLAAAPAFAQAAADPARDPKKTEVWAPVPAVVTTPPGKAPSDAIVLFDGKHVSSWESEQGGRVPWTVADGALTVVPGSKGIRTRQRFCDIQLHVEWRTPIETKGFDGQNRGNSGIFLQELYELQVLDSYNNPTYANGQAGSIYKQAMPRVNASRAPGEWQAYDILWKAPRFSPGGGLTSPARITVLHNGVLVQDDTVLAGKTEYIGAPSYSPHACAPIYLQEHDSKVSYRNIWVREL
- a CDS encoding cytochrome c; protein product: MKTMLKVAVILCGAMLATTAWCKDDPAAGAKLYTANCMACHGADRAGMPGAFPALTDIGKRLDAAQIKDKIRKGGGLMPPFSQLSQQEIDDIASFLAK